The following proteins come from a genomic window of Geomonas sp. RF6:
- a CDS encoding GPMC system family 4 glycosyltransferase: MRIALVAPNYFPPESGNAVTVRRIERSLATLGCEVQVFPTDYLAPEALLRSLQRFGPQLLHAFHGYSGGRVAHALSAETGIPYLITLTGSDIYQALEDQRSLEIHSLLRGAKRLVAFHGSIKQRLAVHMPTLQEHTVVIAQGVAVPPLTAEPSPADEFIFLLPAGVRPVKNLLFPLEPLQEVYEKHPEVRLRIVGPIRDTAYAAEVMDALEAHPFARYLGAVRHDQMAELYRKCHVVLNTSLFEGGMANSVLEALAHGRAVLASDVEGNRSIVKEGVTGLLFRDAEEFVLKAERIMSDHHLRGRLAKNGRAEVEEKYSPEAEGRGYLQLYREIVAECGEGAGTAAYGDAHHL, from the coding sequence ATGCGTATCGCCCTTGTCGCCCCCAACTATTTCCCCCCTGAAAGCGGCAATGCCGTCACCGTCCGGCGCATCGAGCGCTCGCTTGCCACACTCGGCTGCGAGGTGCAGGTCTTCCCCACCGACTACCTGGCGCCGGAGGCGCTTCTTCGATCCCTGCAGCGCTTCGGACCGCAGCTTCTCCATGCCTTTCACGGCTACAGCGGCGGGCGGGTCGCCCATGCCCTCTCCGCGGAAACCGGGATCCCCTACCTGATCACCCTCACCGGGAGCGACATCTACCAGGCGCTGGAGGATCAGCGCAGCCTGGAGATCCACTCCCTCCTGCGGGGCGCGAAACGTCTCGTCGCCTTCCACGGCAGCATAAAGCAGCGTCTCGCGGTGCACATGCCGACCCTGCAGGAGCATACGGTGGTCATCGCGCAGGGTGTGGCGGTCCCGCCTCTAACGGCGGAGCCGTCGCCGGCGGACGAGTTTATCTTCCTCCTTCCTGCCGGGGTGCGCCCGGTCAAGAACCTCCTTTTCCCCCTCGAGCCTCTCCAGGAAGTGTACGAGAAGCATCCGGAGGTGCGGTTGCGCATCGTGGGACCGATTCGGGATACCGCGTATGCCGCCGAGGTCATGGACGCGCTGGAGGCGCACCCCTTCGCCCGCTACCTCGGCGCGGTCCGTCACGACCAGATGGCCGAGCTGTACCGGAAGTGCCACGTGGTGCTCAACACTTCGCTCTTCGAGGGGGGGATGGCCAACAGCGTCCTCGAGGCGCTGGCGCACGGCAGGGCGGTGCTGGCTTCCGATGTGGAAGGGAACCGTTCGATCGTGAAGGAAGGGGTAACGGGACTTCTCTTCAGGGATGCGGAGGAGTTCGTGCTGAAGGCCGAGCGGATCATGAGCGACCACCACCTGCGGGGGAGGCTCGCCAAAAACGGGAGGGCGGAGGTGGAGGAAAAATACTCGCCGGAGGCGGAAGGGCGGGGGTACCTGCAGCTCTACCGGGAGATAGTCGCGGAGTGCGGCGAGGGAGCCGGCACAGCCGCATATGGCGACGCGCATCACCTGTAG
- a CDS encoding TIGR04442 family protein, translating into MFRDIRLHGYANDKIEYYAIAAGTEAYNRYFFNTDLADSDHIRFFSPGNEFIIGRDGISHLGNGGSFCEYMFGVDQPIADLAKEEVSNRLVVYGTHYDKREGALRFSDRTDGTLSFDKIFFDGNAVCNYFFAITASDFSGALRDQQEHLVKILGKTLKRSDAVGMEDENGIIGQILSILDDPSAHLFLFKLVHTKHREYSEAFRALYFRNKKITETEFHTLAELAERHGIDRYQQERIRIDVMYKHPDNRRIVDEYKNILISCNRKGEINKLENARLTRLKTLSVRNKIPGALFYTLDEMLKKDKKLEHQEESGYISETREILEGMFLTEHQIESVINAEDMVKLLLAKKQAAENRDHAFEEMLLDASKACDEKIRDGADISLLEGYSYIITYFDRYDATSSAISRLAFMENIKISEEMIRSLLGNKSAFDLLAPGLFTRLFISGILENKYLGIYGRKKVTHLIEGLKLIEENRLTIRELLEQLLKIDGDERLHIILLEHVKDRIRNFYSRYSSKADQEALKREVAEDLKHKNLLDGEIPEHLFQETILAIKKEAVYIHNLLPRVIAEKDCSLREDFLENSGLDRFYIEELEREFFELNGLDMEDLYQIRKGLN; encoded by the coding sequence ATGTTCAGGGACATACGCCTGCACGGCTACGCCAACGACAAGATCGAATACTACGCCATCGCCGCCGGCACCGAAGCGTACAACCGCTACTTCTTCAACACAGACCTCGCCGACTCCGACCACATCCGCTTCTTCTCCCCCGGAAATGAATTTATCATCGGCAGGGACGGCATCAGCCACCTCGGCAATGGCGGCTCCTTCTGCGAGTACATGTTCGGCGTGGACCAGCCGATCGCCGACCTCGCCAAGGAGGAGGTGTCGAACCGCCTGGTGGTGTACGGCACCCACTACGACAAGAGAGAGGGGGCGCTGCGCTTCAGCGACCGCACAGATGGAACCCTTTCCTTCGACAAGATCTTCTTCGACGGCAACGCCGTGTGCAACTACTTCTTTGCCATCACCGCCTCCGACTTCTCCGGAGCGCTGCGCGACCAGCAGGAGCACCTGGTAAAGATCCTCGGCAAGACGCTGAAGCGCTCCGACGCAGTGGGGATGGAAGACGAAAACGGGATCATAGGCCAGATCCTGAGCATCCTCGACGACCCCTCCGCGCACCTCTTCCTCTTCAAGCTCGTGCACACGAAGCACCGCGAGTACAGCGAGGCGTTCCGGGCGCTCTACTTCCGCAACAAGAAGATCACGGAGACGGAGTTCCACACCCTGGCGGAACTCGCGGAGCGGCACGGCATCGACCGGTACCAGCAGGAGAGGATCCGCATCGACGTCATGTACAAGCACCCGGACAACCGGCGCATCGTCGACGAGTACAAGAACATACTGATAAGTTGCAACCGCAAGGGGGAGATCAACAAGCTGGAGAACGCGCGGCTCACGCGCCTGAAGACCCTCTCGGTGCGCAACAAGATCCCCGGGGCGCTCTTCTACACCCTGGACGAGATGCTCAAGAAGGACAAGAAGCTGGAGCACCAGGAGGAGAGCGGCTACATCTCTGAGACGAGAGAGATCCTCGAGGGGATGTTCCTCACCGAGCACCAGATCGAGAGCGTCATCAACGCCGAGGACATGGTAAAGCTCCTCCTGGCAAAGAAGCAGGCGGCGGAAAACCGCGACCACGCCTTCGAGGAGATGCTGCTGGACGCGAGCAAGGCGTGCGACGAGAAGATCCGGGACGGCGCGGATATCTCGCTGCTGGAGGGATACTCCTACATCATCACCTACTTCGACCGCTACGACGCCACCTCTTCCGCGATCAGCAGGCTCGCCTTCATGGAGAACATAAAGATCTCCGAGGAGATGATCCGCAGTCTGCTCGGGAACAAGAGCGCCTTTGACCTCCTCGCGCCCGGCCTTTTCACCCGACTCTTCATCTCCGGGATACTGGAGAACAAGTACCTGGGGATCTACGGCAGGAAGAAGGTGACTCACCTCATCGAGGGGCTGAAACTGATCGAGGAGAACCGGCTCACCATCCGGGAACTTCTGGAGCAGCTCCTGAAGATCGACGGGGACGAGCGGCTGCACATCATCCTCCTGGAGCACGTGAAGGACCGGATCAGGAACTTCTACTCCCGCTACTCCTCGAAGGCCGACCAGGAAGCACTGAAGCGCGAGGTTGCCGAGGACCTGAAGCACAAGAATCTGCTGGACGGGGAGATCCCGGAGCATCTCTTCCAGGAGACGATTCTCGCCATCAAGAAGGAGGCGGTGTACATTCACAACCTTCTGCCGCGCGTCATCGCGGAGAAGGACTGCTCCCTCAGGGAGGACTTCCTGGAGAACTCCGGGCTGGATCGCTTCTACATCGAGGAGCTCGAGCGCGAGTTCTTCGAGCTGAACGGCCTGGACATGGAGGACCTGTACCAGATCCGCAAGGGGCTGAACTAG
- a CDS encoding alpha/beta fold hydrolase encodes MEITLNDIKIAYDDRGAGPAVLLIHGFPLNRTMWQPQLEALSRAGYRVIAPDLRGFGESDAPEGGYSMDRFADDLVALLDALKIERAVVAGMSMGGYILLNLLERYQERVAAAAFIVTRSTAEDEAGRARRTALAAEAERLGVNPIIKIFAELLFAPDTIQTNPQLVAQVTAWMRGTSPKGLAGGLLSMRDRKDYTPLLPTFHPPALVVTGAEDRAGAPEAAELFAKGLRRCTSRVIPRAGHMANLEQPEEFNAALVEFLHSVREKMPG; translated from the coding sequence ATGGAGATCACCCTCAACGATATAAAAATCGCCTATGACGACCGCGGCGCAGGTCCCGCCGTCCTCCTCATCCACGGTTTTCCGCTGAACCGGACCATGTGGCAGCCGCAGCTGGAGGCCCTCTCCCGCGCCGGCTACCGCGTCATCGCTCCGGACCTGCGCGGCTTCGGCGAGAGCGACGCGCCGGAAGGGGGGTACAGCATGGACCGCTTCGCCGACGATCTCGTCGCGCTGCTCGATGCCCTGAAGATCGAGCGCGCGGTCGTTGCGGGGATGTCCATGGGTGGCTACATCCTCCTGAACCTCCTGGAGCGCTACCAGGAGCGGGTCGCAGCCGCTGCCTTCATCGTCACGAGGAGCACCGCAGAGGACGAAGCCGGGCGCGCCCGCAGGACGGCTCTCGCGGCCGAAGCTGAGCGGCTGGGGGTAAATCCGATCATAAAGATCTTCGCCGAGCTCCTCTTCGCTCCCGACACGATCCAGACAAATCCGCAGCTGGTGGCACAGGTTACCGCCTGGATGCGCGGCACCAGCCCGAAAGGGCTCGCCGGGGGGCTTCTCTCCATGAGGGACAGGAAAGACTACACACCGCTTCTCCCCACCTTCCACCCCCCTGCGCTGGTGGTGACCGGCGCCGAAGACCGCGCCGGCGCCCCCGAAGCGGCAGAGCTCTTCGCGAAAGGGTTGCGGCGCTGCACGAGCCGCGTGATTCCCCGGGCCGGGCACATGGCGAACCTGGAACAGCCGGAGGAATTCAACGCCGCACTGGTGGAGTTTCTGCACTCTGTGAGGGAGAAGATGCCAGGCTGA
- a CDS encoding DNA recombination protein RmuC, whose translation MSPFEIVSLILLCATLIVALLCLLTIRRSALERGRLDALERSLERLERTFQGELGRNREELSGTMRLFGDSLQKRMVEIATMQKGQLEGVTQHIAGLSAGNEQRLEKLRETVELRLKWLQEDNGKKLEQMRAVVDEKLHQTLEKRLGESFRLVSERLELVHKGLGEMRNLAAGVGDLKRVLSNVKTRGTMGEIQLGTLLEQILTPAQYSCNVATRRGSSARVEFALRLPGHGEQEVFLPLDAKFPQEDYLRLVEAREAGDPALVEEVQKQLEKTVREMARLIRDKYLDPPHTTDFAIMFLPTEGLYAEVLCRAGLFELLQRKFRVIITGPTTLAALLNSLQMGFRTLTIEKRSSEVWRLLGSVKTEFGSFGAILEKTKKKLEEAGNSIDSAARRSRAIEKRLKDVQEDAAPELISPSQQYLEEYEGDGAEAAPLS comes from the coding sequence ATGTCTCCATTTGAAATCGTCTCTCTGATTCTCCTCTGCGCCACCCTCATCGTCGCCCTCCTCTGCCTCCTCACCATACGCCGCAGCGCCCTGGAGCGCGGGCGCCTCGATGCCTTAGAGCGATCGCTGGAGCGACTGGAGCGCACTTTCCAGGGGGAACTCGGCAGGAACCGGGAGGAGCTCTCCGGCACCATGCGCCTTTTCGGGGATTCGCTGCAGAAAAGGATGGTGGAGATCGCCACCATGCAGAAAGGGCAGTTGGAAGGGGTAACCCAGCACATCGCCGGGCTCTCCGCCGGAAACGAGCAGCGGCTGGAGAAGCTGCGGGAAACGGTGGAACTGCGCCTCAAATGGCTCCAGGAGGATAACGGGAAGAAACTGGAGCAGATGCGCGCGGTCGTCGACGAGAAGCTGCACCAGACGCTGGAGAAGCGCCTTGGCGAGTCGTTCAGGCTGGTGAGCGAGCGTCTGGAGCTGGTTCACAAGGGGCTGGGCGAGATGCGCAATCTGGCGGCCGGGGTGGGGGACCTGAAGCGGGTGCTGAGCAACGTGAAGACGCGCGGCACCATGGGGGAAATCCAGCTCGGTACCCTGCTGGAGCAGATCCTCACCCCCGCGCAGTACTCCTGCAACGTCGCCACCAGAAGGGGTTCGAGCGCGCGCGTGGAGTTCGCGCTGCGCCTCCCTGGCCACGGCGAGCAGGAGGTCTTCCTTCCGCTGGACGCCAAGTTCCCCCAGGAGGACTACCTGAGGCTCGTGGAGGCGCGCGAGGCGGGTGATCCGGCGCTGGTCGAAGAGGTGCAGAAGCAGCTGGAAAAGACGGTACGGGAGATGGCGCGGCTGATCCGCGACAAGTATCTCGACCCGCCCCACACCACCGATTTCGCCATAATGTTTCTTCCCACGGAGGGGCTCTACGCCGAGGTGCTCTGCCGCGCCGGGCTCTTCGAGCTCCTGCAGCGCAAGTTCCGGGTCATCATCACCGGACCCACCACGCTCGCGGCACTCCTGAACAGCCTGCAGATGGGCTTTCGCACCCTCACCATCGAGAAGCGCTCCAGCGAGGTGTGGCGCCTTCTGGGGAGCGTGAAGACCGAGTTCGGCTCGTTCGGGGCGATACTGGAGAAGACGAAGAAGAAGCTGGAGGAAGCGGGAAACAGCATCGATTCGGCGGCCCGCAGATCGCGGGCGATAGAGAAGAGGCTCAAGGATGTGCAGGAGGACGCTGCGCCGGAGCTGATCTCACCATCGCAGCAATACCTCGAGGAGTACGAGGGGGATGGGGCGGAGGCGGCGCCTCTTTCCTGA
- a CDS encoding acetate/propionate family kinase — protein sequence MLILTLSCRNDSMHYLLYDWEMKREVAAGSVERLGTGSCITMSTPGKRARRREVDCRNHTGALAALLDTLTDQKTGVLKDLGGIRGVGHRVVNGGERFGAPVLISPETLPLLKETLLLAPQLNAPCLEGIEAGQELLSPLPQVALFETSFHRTMPEVAYLYPVPLEWYEKHRIRRYGFHGYAHLYAARRGAELLGLDLESSTLITVHVGEGASLCLVRNGASVETSMGFSPLQGLMMENGCGDIDAGIIPFIIEEEKLTPQEMDEILAKRSGSVGIAGAPVNGPAMKKEFRRSPRGRLALEMEGYRLKKYLGAYIAIGNPAAIVFSYSEGWADWPARAFALKDLEPFGIRLDAARDKDASAGGREVVISAENSRLPVVVLPSGEDLLVNAEVATVLGWS from the coding sequence ATGCTAATTCTGACACTCAGTTGCCGCAACGACTCGATGCACTATCTGCTTTACGATTGGGAGATGAAGAGGGAGGTCGCTGCTGGATCCGTGGAGCGGCTGGGGACCGGCTCCTGCATCACCATGAGCACCCCCGGGAAGCGCGCGCGGCGCCGCGAGGTCGACTGCCGAAACCACACCGGCGCCCTTGCCGCACTCCTCGATACCCTCACGGACCAGAAAACAGGCGTGCTGAAGGATCTGGGGGGGATCCGGGGGGTGGGACACCGCGTGGTGAACGGCGGGGAGCGCTTCGGTGCGCCGGTCCTCATCTCTCCCGAAACCCTCCCGCTTCTGAAGGAGACGTTGCTGCTCGCCCCGCAGCTGAACGCGCCGTGCCTGGAGGGGATTGAAGCGGGTCAGGAGCTTTTGTCCCCCCTCCCGCAGGTCGCGCTCTTCGAGACCTCCTTCCACCGCACGATGCCGGAGGTGGCCTATCTCTACCCTGTTCCCCTCGAGTGGTACGAGAAGCACCGGATAAGGCGCTACGGCTTCCACGGCTACGCCCACCTCTACGCCGCCCGGCGTGGCGCGGAATTGCTCGGGCTCGACCTGGAGAGCTCCACGCTTATCACGGTGCATGTGGGGGAAGGTGCCTCGCTTTGCCTGGTACGAAACGGCGCCTCGGTCGAGACCAGCATGGGATTCTCCCCGCTGCAGGGGCTCATGATGGAAAACGGCTGCGGCGACATCGACGCCGGGATCATTCCCTTCATAATCGAGGAGGAGAAGCTCACGCCGCAGGAGATGGACGAGATCCTCGCCAAAAGGAGCGGCTCGGTCGGAATCGCAGGCGCTCCGGTGAACGGCCCCGCCATGAAGAAGGAGTTTCGCCGCTCGCCGCGTGGGCGGCTCGCGCTGGAGATGGAGGGATACCGGCTGAAGAAGTACCTGGGGGCCTACATCGCGATCGGAAATCCCGCGGCGATCGTCTTCAGCTACAGTGAGGGGTGGGCCGACTGGCCCGCGCGCGCCTTTGCGCTGAAAGATCTGGAGCCGTTCGGGATACGGCTCGATGCGGCGCGTGACAAGGATGCGAGTGCGGGGGGGCGTGAAGTGGTGATAAGCGCGGAGAATTCCAGGCTCCCGGTCGTGGTGTTGCCGTCAGGGGAGGATCTGCTGGTGAACG
- a CDS encoding GPMC system MBL fold metallohydrolase — protein sequence MKMTILGSGTSTGVPMVGCRCRVCSSSDPRDKRTRASLLVQWDGRYILVDACTDLRRQVLREQVPHVDALLLTHSHADHIHGIDDLRGFHFIHRRVIPCYGSPLTLAQVSGNFAYIFEGKNTEGYSPLLSPITIDGPFELFGRTVTPVPIMHGKHEATGYRFGDAAYLTDCSAIPERSLPLLQGLELLIIDALRYSPHPNHFNIEGALHIAHQLAPRRTVLTHLTHEVAHEDGERLPEGVEFAYDGMVFEL from the coding sequence ATGAAAATGACCATTCTCGGTTCTGGCACCTCGACCGGAGTTCCCATGGTCGGCTGCCGCTGCCGGGTCTGCAGTTCCAGCGACCCTCGTGACAAAAGAACACGCGCTTCTCTCCTGGTACAGTGGGATGGTCGCTACATCCTGGTCGACGCCTGCACCGATTTGCGCAGACAGGTGCTGCGCGAGCAGGTCCCGCACGTAGACGCGCTCCTCCTCACCCACAGCCACGCCGACCACATTCATGGAATAGACGACCTGCGCGGCTTTCATTTCATCCACCGCCGGGTCATCCCCTGCTACGGCAGCCCCCTCACCCTCGCACAGGTATCCGGCAACTTCGCCTACATCTTCGAAGGGAAGAACACGGAAGGGTATTCCCCCCTTCTCTCTCCCATCACCATAGACGGACCTTTCGAGCTTTTCGGCCGCACCGTCACGCCGGTCCCGATCATGCACGGAAAGCACGAAGCCACCGGCTACCGCTTCGGCGACGCCGCCTACTTGACCGACTGCAGCGCCATCCCCGAGCGCTCCCTCCCCCTCCTCCAGGGTCTGGAGCTTCTCATTATTGACGCGCTGCGCTACTCGCCGCACCCGAATCACTTCAACATCGAAGGCGCGCTGCACATCGCCCACCAGCTTGCCCCCCGCCGCACGGTCCTTACCCATCTCACCCATGAGGTGGCACACGAGGACGGCGAGAGACTCCCCGAAGGGGTGGAGTTCGCCTACGACGGCATGGTGTTCGAGCTGTGA
- a CDS encoding GPMC system transcriptional regulator: MAPTNEQLARIGARIASFGKENLDEMLHLVGEGARIISSLERVRIYLEDLTRGALSCAYSCGAFAAETKEITFPIISTEAAVSLTYKTQKVNIFHNPAQTGLPLDKDFSSRFEIDGMTLLPLSSLGNPIGVVCLDGEPVSGSVINFLTHFLAQAGEQLDQARKYHQQLLLARRVELYKKKEAAGFMVRSAVRLIDRLDLASVLVPVPGGMEVLASHAEDAKIKALYDSEKGINLKQGSSLISRYVSENGVISDDRLLQPLFIEDLLEEHLQKRAITEKMSLRSLYMVPRYDPKTRKLNCLVNYFTRQMSRFSDFEMGLLQTHAEMAERVISEVGGEHLEIKVLSEITDLLQERNEGLHPFLTKVLSKATELIGADTGSIAIVEERQGEKWVVVEGDDGSLIGAKNKEWIKKIIPPFKIGGPELTPEERSLTGYVAWSKQPRILNNVADDAETGGFHRPVSGIIRSEIAVPVISDDEVIAVICLNSVQAGYFTEEHKRILQIIDRLTSRHISDIQRIDRLQSEVTRLHSDVAYKDPQVSSYRLGNIIGNSRKAQEIVEFINTVARPFSNRILFWNKTAVREATIGLPSILVLGQTGAGKEFFFNNLYNKLDELYRQQTGAGTELPVKKTNIAAYSGDLTYSELFGHTKGAFTGAYSDRKGILEEASGGVVFLDEIGDADPKTQVQLLRFLDNGGFVRLGENRERFSKVLLVAATNKDLQKEIRLGNFREDLYHRLSELSVTVPSLNERREDIPDLATHFLGKLYRTYRSEEEPLEPPVLSREAKEALVHHNYQGNIRELRSILLRALFFRSGKYVTGEDVARALRAGLRENGSPAERLTEELAVGIMDRINDGSDFWEAVYEPYSKSHISRDVVRLVVEKTRAATGKGMPDIARALKAVTGDVQEDEEEKKRFFRFKNFLYKTVKI, translated from the coding sequence ATGGCACCCACCAATGAACAGCTGGCGCGGATCGGCGCCCGCATCGCCTCGTTTGGCAAAGAGAACCTCGACGAAATGCTCCACCTCGTCGGTGAAGGGGCACGGATCATATCGTCGCTGGAGAGGGTCCGGATCTACCTCGAGGACCTCACCCGCGGCGCCCTCTCCTGCGCCTACTCCTGCGGCGCCTTCGCCGCGGAGACGAAAGAGATCACCTTCCCCATCATCTCCACCGAAGCCGCCGTCTCTCTCACCTACAAGACACAAAAGGTGAACATCTTCCACAACCCCGCGCAGACCGGCCTCCCGCTCGACAAGGACTTCTCCAGCCGCTTCGAGATAGATGGCATGACGCTCCTCCCCCTTTCCAGCCTCGGCAACCCCATCGGCGTCGTCTGCCTCGATGGTGAGCCGGTATCGGGGAGCGTGATCAACTTCCTGACCCACTTCCTGGCACAGGCTGGGGAACAACTGGACCAGGCGCGCAAGTACCACCAGCAGCTCCTCCTGGCCCGCCGCGTCGAGCTGTACAAGAAGAAGGAAGCCGCCGGCTTCATGGTGCGCTCCGCGGTGCGCCTCATCGACCGGCTCGACCTCGCCTCGGTCCTCGTGCCGGTGCCGGGGGGGATGGAGGTCCTGGCGAGCCACGCCGAGGACGCGAAGATAAAGGCGCTGTACGACAGCGAAAAGGGGATCAACCTGAAGCAGGGGAGCTCCCTTATCTCCCGCTACGTCTCCGAAAACGGGGTCATCTCCGACGACCGCCTGCTGCAGCCCCTCTTCATCGAGGATCTCCTGGAGGAGCACCTGCAAAAGCGCGCCATCACCGAGAAGATGTCGCTGCGCTCCCTGTACATGGTGCCGCGCTACGACCCGAAGACGCGGAAGCTCAATTGCCTCGTCAACTACTTCACCCGCCAGATGAGCCGCTTTTCCGATTTCGAGATGGGGCTGTTGCAGACCCACGCGGAGATGGCGGAGCGGGTCATCAGCGAGGTCGGCGGCGAGCACCTGGAAATCAAGGTGCTCTCCGAGATCACGGACCTTCTCCAGGAACGAAACGAGGGACTGCACCCCTTCCTCACGAAAGTCCTCTCCAAGGCCACCGAGCTCATCGGGGCGGATACGGGGAGTATCGCCATCGTCGAGGAGCGGCAGGGGGAGAAGTGGGTCGTCGTGGAGGGGGATGACGGATCCCTCATCGGCGCAAAAAACAAGGAGTGGATCAAGAAGATCATTCCCCCCTTCAAGATCGGAGGGCCCGAGCTCACGCCGGAGGAGCGCAGCCTCACCGGCTACGTGGCCTGGTCGAAGCAGCCGCGCATCCTCAACAACGTCGCCGACGACGCCGAGACCGGCGGCTTCCATCGCCCCGTCAGCGGGATCATCAGGAGCGAGATCGCCGTCCCCGTCATAAGCGACGATGAGGTCATCGCCGTCATCTGCCTAAACTCCGTCCAGGCCGGGTACTTCACCGAAGAGCACAAGCGGATACTGCAGATCATCGACCGGCTTACCTCGCGCCACATCTCGGACATCCAGCGCATCGACCGGCTGCAGAGCGAAGTCACCCGCCTGCACAGCGACGTGGCCTACAAGGACCCGCAGGTCTCTTCCTACCGGCTGGGAAACATAATCGGAAACAGCCGCAAGGCGCAGGAGATCGTGGAGTTCATCAACACGGTGGCGCGCCCCTTCTCCAACAGGATCCTCTTCTGGAACAAGACCGCAGTGCGGGAAGCGACCATCGGGCTCCCCTCCATCCTCGTCCTCGGGCAGACCGGCGCGGGGAAGGAATTCTTCTTCAACAACCTGTACAACAAGCTCGACGAGCTGTACCGGCAGCAGACCGGGGCAGGGACCGAGCTGCCGGTGAAAAAGACGAACATCGCCGCCTACAGCGGAGACCTCACCTACTCCGAGCTCTTCGGCCACACCAAGGGGGCCTTCACCGGCGCCTACAGCGACAGGAAGGGAATACTCGAGGAGGCGTCCGGCGGAGTCGTCTTTCTCGATGAGATCGGCGACGCCGACCCGAAGACGCAGGTGCAGCTCCTGCGCTTTCTGGACAACGGCGGCTTCGTGCGGCTGGGGGAAAACAGGGAACGCTTCTCCAAGGTGCTCCTGGTCGCCGCCACCAACAAGGACCTGCAGAAGGAGATCCGGCTCGGGAATTTCCGGGAGGACCTGTACCACCGCCTCTCGGAGCTGTCGGTGACGGTGCCGTCGCTCAACGAGCGCCGCGAGGACATTCCTGACCTCGCCACCCACTTTCTCGGCAAGCTGTACCGCACCTACCGCAGCGAGGAGGAGCCGCTGGAGCCGCCGGTGCTCTCGCGCGAGGCAAAGGAAGCGCTGGTGCATCACAACTACCAGGGGAACATCCGCGAACTGCGCAGCATCCTTCTGAGGGCGCTCTTTTTCCGCAGCGGAAAGTACGTGACAGGCGAGGACGTAGCGCGTGCGCTGCGGGCAGGGCTGCGGGAGAACGGCTCACCCGCCGAGCGGCTAACCGAGGAACTGGCGGTCGGCATCATGGACAGGATCAACGACGGGAGCGACTTCTGGGAGGCGGTGTACGAGCCGTACTCCAAGAGCCACATTTCGAGGGACGTGGTGCGTCTCGTAGTGGAGAAAACCCGCGCGGCGACAGGAAAAGGGATGCCCGACATCGCGAGGGCCCTGAAGGCGGTGACGGGGGACGTGCAGGAGGACGAGGAGGAAAAGAAGCGCTTCTTCCGCTTCAAGAATTTCTTATATAAGACGGTGAAGATATAG